CGCCCGCCGTGACCCCGACGACCGGGGTGAGGTAGGTGACCGCGGAGGCGTTCACCGCGCCCCACGCCTGCACGATGTTGTTGTTCCACAGGTAGGCGAGCCCGGTGCTCAGGCCGCCCAGCGCCACCATCGACAGCGTGATCGGCAGGTCGAGGCGGGGCGCGGGGGTCACGATCCAGGGCGTGGCCAGCAGCATGACGGCCGCGCCGATGGTCACCTGCACGAACGCGACGCCGACCGCCGGCAGCCGCAGCGGGGTGATGTACCGGCGGAGGTAGACGAAGGCGACGCCGTAGCAGGCGGTGGCGCACAGACAGGCGAGCTGGGCCACGAGCCGGCCGTCACCGCCGCCGGCCAGGCCGCCCGGCCCGATCAGCACCAGGACCCCGGCGAACCCGGCGAGCAGGCCCGTCGTACGACGCCGGTCGAGCCGCTCGTCCGCCAGGGCGACCGCGCCGACCAGCAGGGTCAGCAGCGGGGTGGTGGCGTTGAGGATGCTCGCCATGCCGGAGTCGAGCCGCTGCCCGGCCCAGGAGAAGAGCAGGAAGGGGACGACGCACAGCAGCATGGAGACGACGGAGAGCCGCAGCCACAGCCCGGGGTCCCGGGGGATCCTGCCGCGGGTCACCGCCATGACGCCGCAGAGCGCCACCGCGCCCAGCACCAGCCGCCCCCACACCACCTGAGCGGGCGTCAGCCCGTCCAGCGCCACCTTGATGAACAGGAAGCTCGAACCCCACGCGCATGCCAGCGCGACGAACTGTGCCCCGATACGCAGCCGCAA
The Streptomyces roseofulvus genome window above contains:
- a CDS encoding DMT family transporter; translation: MRLRIGAQFVALACAWGSSFLFIKVALDGLTPAQVVWGRLVLGAVALCGVMAVTRGRIPRDPGLWLRLSVVSMLLCVVPFLLFSWAGQRLDSGMASILNATTPLLTLLVGAVALADERLDRRRTTGLLAGFAGVLVLIGPGGLAGGGDGRLVAQLACLCATACYGVAFVYLRRYITPLRLPAVGVAFVQVTIGAAVMLLATPWIVTPAPRLDLPITLSMVALGGLSTGLAYLWNNNIVQAWGAVNASAVTYLTPVVGVTAGVLLLGERLSWNQPVGAVLVIAGIMTAHGTFRKAAPSAARAADGPAAGGPEDGSIAAIHVRAAQGPDLTSRGQRGRE